A genomic region of Oryza glaberrima chromosome 1, OglaRS2, whole genome shotgun sequence contains the following coding sequences:
- the LOC127763600 gene encoding uncharacterized protein LOC127763600 translates to MAYVFISDLMYGDTDKRIKVRVSRQWDYHDLNDETKIYHTDLVLLDEKGNSIHVQIYPPAMIKLRTLLQEGKVYYFDSSVRYANRTYRPVTNLLMISFTKWTTLEECIDASDDFPAITFSLTPFQDAPSLVDKNAFYVDIMGVITEIGATDTLCPKSRNTETLKRTMQIWDASNVRQASEHNFH, encoded by the exons ATGGCGTACGTGTTTATTTCAGACCTTATGTATGGGGACACTGATAAACGGATCAAAGTGAGGGTATCAAGGCAATGGGACTACCATGATCTGAATGATGAAACAAAGATCTACCACACTGATCTTGTCTTGCTGGATGAAAAG GGCAATAGCATCCATGTTCAAATCTATCCACCTGCCATGATTAAGCTTAGGACTCTTCTACAGGAAGGGAAGGTTTACTACTTTGACTCCTCTGTCAGATATGCAAACAGAACATATAGGCCAGTTACAAACCTTTTGATGATCTCATTCACTAAATGGACAACCTTAGAAGAATGCATTGATGCTTCTGATGATTTTCCTGCCATAACTTTTTCATTGACACCTTTTCAAGACGCCCCGTCTCTTGTGGACAAAAATGCTTTCTATGTTG ATATTATGGGTGTCATAACTGAAATTGGTGCAACAGACACTCTATGCCCAAAATCAAGAAACACAGAAACtttgaaaagaacaatgcagaTTTGGGATGCAAG CAATGTCAGGCAAGCATCCGAGCACAATTTTCACTGA